The following nucleotide sequence is from Penicillium digitatum chromosome 5, complete sequence.
TGATTCAAGGAGTTTAATCTGTGGTTTGACCAGCAAATCAAAGGCCAGTTCCGGGACAAACAGGCTGGGACGAGGACCTGTCGAGTTTCGGATGGCCGTTCGAATGTCGGAGACAGTCAGGTTATGGGTAGGATCAATTGTTTCCAGTGAGTTTCCGAAAACAGAGTTAAAAATGTAGTAAATTCTAGCGCCACCGCATAGCTCTTTGGTAGAGATCTCCGATGATGTTCCATCGATAGATGAGATAAATGAGGCGGCGAATCTGGTCATCTGCTGAAGAATCAATGACCCCCGATGTTCTTCGCCACTGAATTGTTTGTTTCCATAGCTGGCCAACTCTTGTTGAGTCTGGCCCATCAGGGTGTTCAGCCGAGCCTTAATATCCGGGAGCCGGTCTCGAATGTGAGACATCAGGGTTGTGTTCAGGGTCTTGGCCAAAAAGTGCGTACCGCAACGATTGGCCATATTCCTGTAGGCTGGGTGATGCCGGAAGAACTCAGACTCTGAACGCAATGCATCGGAAAGCGATTTTCCCGACTGGATATCCTGCTGAGACCGGTTGACAACGCCAATGAATCCAAGCTTCAGAGGATACACACGTCCAGATAAGATGTCCATCGCATTGGTGCCATGGTCCATAAGATCCAGCTTTGACAGAACACCAATCGTCCTCCGGCCCATGGCATCCACCTGACGGGCAAGCTTCAGCGCCTCGGAATTGACCAGGTCGACATTGGCCGGAGAGACGGCAAGGATAATGCTGTTCGGTTTGGCGATATATTCCAGAATCAGGGTCCGTGTTTGTTTTTCAATGTCGGACGGTTGATCACCAATGGGCACCTTCGTAAGTCCAGGCAGATCCACGAGGGTGAGGTTGAGCACATGGGGCGAGAAAATCTTAAGATTGATCGGTTGTCTATTGATACCCTTGTTGCTTCCTGCGATCCTTGCCGTCTCCGCTTCGATCTCTTGCTTCACTTGCCCAAAGTCATCAAACTTGCGCCCCGGCTGGTGGTGGAATTCGGCCCATTCGTGTTGACCGGCAACACTAGCAGCCGTGTGAGGGATATGAACCTCATCGGTTTCCGGCTTATCATCACGTTCACTGGGCACGTTGATAAGTTGCAGGATCAAGGGCCGCCGGGTAACAATTCCGCTACCTCTTGGGAGAAAGTCCCTCCCGACTATATTCTCTAGGACCGAAGACTTTCCGGATGACTGGGAACCAACAACAACCTAATAGAGAGAGGTGGGGATTAGTCTTGCGGTTGGCCAGACTTCAAAAAACAACTCCTTCTCGAAACCCCGAGATCTCTCTGCCGGACCAGACTCACAATTTGGGGCAAATCCAAGGAATCATTCCCAATGGTATTGAAGACCAGATCCTGAAGCTTGTTCACTGTCACGAGCAGATCCTCGCCCAGCGATGTCATGATGTTGAAATGAAGGCAGGCACCTTGAGACGCACAGGTAAGAGCTAGGGCTCGGAGTTAAGGAAGGAGGGAAAACTGGAAAAGGTACGCAAAGCGAGGTCGCGTGCAAATCACCGGGATCCCTGTAGGCCTAAGCAACTCTCTTCGAAACCTTGGGAACATTGTTTATGCCACTTTTTCGGCACACGTGATGCTGACATAAGCATGCGCTACGGTCATGACGTCGGTGACTTGGCTTGATGCACATGCGAACTACAACGACACGAGAATGTATGAGATGGATGGAGTATTTGAACTAGAAGAGAATAAGAAAAGACAGATATCTATCTACAGGACGAATGGTCATTCGAACGAGCTTTGATAGACTCGACTTAAATTGATATTGGTAGTGGACTGGGTATTGTAAAACTCAATGAACCAAGGATACTCAGTCAGACCTAGTTTGGCGAATCACCTGAGTTTGCATTTCCCCATGTCGCGTGGCTCAACCCTTGGCATCTATGTGTGATCCAATCACTCGTCCAGGCGAACATAGTTGGCAGGGAACAGACCCTGTTTGCCATTGTACTCACCAAGCCACCAGTCATCATCCGGGAATTCCTACAACCAAGTTAGCGCTGTAGATAGCGATGGCACAAAGGCCGAGAAAGATAGGGGTTGTTCCACTGACCACATTGGAAATCTTCACGCCTTCAGGGAAACCGATCTCGTTATCCTCGGCAGCTTCATAGTCGTACAAAGCCGTGGCTGTGACCCCTTTGGAGCTTGGAGTAGCCGCCGACGGTGCAGCGGCGGCGACAGGGGTGGGTGCGGCCAAGACGGGGGCAGTAGCAGGTTCTAGCTCTGATTCTGCTTCATAGTGGTGGGAGCCGGCTGTTGCGTGCGACACTGGTTCGTTGTCTTCCACAATCTCCACATAGTTGGCCGGGAAGAGACCACGCTCACCTTGAGCATTGACACCTACCCACCAATCCTGGTCCACCATTTCGATATCGGTCACAAACTCTCCCTCTCGCAATTCAATCTCATTATCCTCGGCCTTCTCGTAGTCGTACTGGATCTGGGCTCGTGGTCCACTTTGGGGCTGCTCAGGCTGACCGGGAGCAGTTGCTTCGGCCGCAGCACGGCCCAGGTCGTGAGAATCATCCTCAAGATCTCTTTCGTCTGGAACAACCTCTTGAAGGCTCCGAACAGGCATAGCGGGGGGAGGAGAATGCTGTTCCTCGTGGACATTCGTAACGCTTTCGGCAGCGCTGTGTCCAACCGGCATGGCAATTTGGATCGGCGAGCTCGCACGCACCGGAGGAGTGGGGGGTGTCGGGGAGCGAGGAGGCTGCGGCGGGGGAGTTGGAAGAGCCTGCTGGGCATCATGCTCGGGCTCAGACTCGACGGGCTCAGAAGACAGCCCCGGTACAGGAACAGGGCGACTGGCCTGCGGAACGGGCGGAGCAGGAGGAGCGAGTGGAACAGGCGCAGGTGCAGGTGCAGGCGTGTCATGAACGAATTTGTCACGAATAGCACTTACATGAGGTTGTGGTTCATCCTCTTGTTGATCATTGGCCTTTGCATCAATGGGCTGCTCAGGAATATACGATTTCTCCTGTGCGGTTTGAACGGGAGCCCAGGACTTGCCTGCATAGGAGCTCTTCCACTCACCCTGGCCACTAGTTTGGTTTTTGATCGGGGCAAGGATAGAGGCAGGCTCAGTGCTTCCAGATGATGAAGCCACTCCACGCTCCTTGGCCTTGCGCTCTGCCCAAATTTGAGCTGGTGTCTTGCCTCCCTCGTCGGCAAAAGTTCGGCTAGCAACTCCAATCTGTGCGCTCGAGCTCGGCTTAGGCTCAATGCCGATTGGGAGGGGTGGCTTTGTTCCTGGGAGCGAGGGACTAGAGCCGAACTTGCTGGCAACCCTTGGTTTAGGTAGGGTGGTCAAGCGCTCTGAGGAATTAGAGGGTATAGGTCGCTCGGGCAAGGCGGTTGGCTGTTGGTTGACTGCGGTGCTCGGTAGaatgttgtcattggtgccTTCCGGCTTCTGTGCTCTAGCTCGAATGGCAGCGATGTCAACTTTGCCGACGGGTTCATACGAGCCTTTAATAATTGCCGGGCGCTCATCCTTCAGCTGGCCGGATGCAGCAGCTTGCTTCCGAATTGCAGCAATGTCGACTTTGCCCACTGGCTGGTAACCGCCCCTGACCACATCCCTAGAATCATCCGATGTAGTACTGGCAGATTGGCGACTCGCTGTTGGGTTTGCCTTGAGTTCTTGCAGATTCACTCTAGTGGGCTGGTAAGCCGATTGTACCTTTTCCAATTGGGTGCGAGTCACGGGAGGGGCATCTGCACCCCATCCATCATCATTCAGGTCGGCTCTTGAAGGGTTGGGCTGTACGCGGGCAGCTGGGCTGGGATTGATGCCCCCGGATCGAGTCGGTGTGAAAGCAGGCTTGCTAGCCACGGCAGGCCGCGGGGCTGGGGCTGGGGCAGAAGCTTCGCCTGCTGAATACTTGGCTCCGGAGGAATCTGCCACCCGCTGGACGATTCCCTCCGGGGTTAGATCCCCATCCGTTCGGGCTGTGATCTGCACATGGTATCCCTATCCAGCTAAGTCAGTCTCGCCGCGGAAGTTGCGTCGTAGAAAGGAAACTCCTCACGTGAAGGAACTTGGCAACTGTAGCCAGGTGGCTGGTAAAGTACCCTTTTGTTCGTTCCGGTACACCTTCTCCACACCAGCCAATGAGGACATTCTTGGGAAGACCGGTATTGGAATCTACCACCTTCACATAGGCGAATTGCACTCGTCCTTCGGAAAATTCCTCGATGAGATCGGCCAACTCACCCTCTGATAATACGATTTGTCAATTTGGGTTAATGGGTTTGGTAAAAAGAAACGGTATCACTAACCTCCGGTGCTTTGAACCTTAAGGACACTCTCCTTACCTCCATCTTGTTGGAAGGCACTGACAAGCGGGGTAGAAACTGAGTAAACAGCCCATTGGCCATAAGTAGGAGACCCTCCATTCCCAGAAGGTGGTGGTGCGTTCACCACTGTCTGATAGCTTTTCGATATCGAGGGGCCATTGGACGAGAGATTGAGAGAAGCCATGACTTCCGGTGGATAGGCGGGGAGAGGGAAGGGAAAGCTTGTCAAGATTTGGATGTGTCCACTCGGGAGAAGTGtgtttgctttttctttgttaCAATATCTATAGCTCATGCGGTATCAGCATAAAAGTATAAAAAGCTTTTGTGGTGATGTGAACTAACTTGAGGGGTTGGATAGATAGGGGATGAGAGGGAGTTGGGGAGTTGACGTAGGCGGACTTTTTTAAACACTGACCGAGAAAATGGATAGAAGCAACGGGGAATAGTTGCTTCCAAGATGAGGATATCGCTACAAACCAACGATAAGTACAGAATCAAGAGAAATATTGAGGACGGTCAAGTAAAACGATGAAGCCTTAAGGTGatgaaagagagagagagaggagagaggTTAAGGGGAAAGGCGTGGTAATACCATACCTCGTATAGCCAATACAGTCATTTACATCCCATCGTTAGGAATCATCTTCAGATAATCAGGTTATATTGCTTGTAGTTTTAGAACAATCTAAAGATGATAAGGAGTTGACTTCAATTCAAACAAAACTTCATAgcctttcaaaaaaaaagatttgaGAGTTGTGTATCTAAGCCAAAGCCTTTAATAGTCCAATCGCTATACAATATATAGTTGGAGAAGTGTACTATGTGTATATTTGAGTATGTATTTTACAGATCCTCCGGGCCTGgactttttctcttctccccCCAATTCTCACCGACAGAGGTGGGGGAGCTTAGAGCTTTTGagtgaagtttttttttttttcttctttctttctttctcttcttttaaATCGGAATATCTACTTGCTAATTCTTTTTAATTCAATTCGACAATTTCGTCGCTTTCTAAATCACATTGATCTAGCTGTGAAACCCCCAAGTTGTGCAATAATCTGCATCACAGCTTTTCTCAGTTATACAATTCTGGACTAGGTACACACAAGATTTAAGAAAGGGGGAGCAGTCATGGGATCTTCTCAACCCGATCTCAGTTCCAGTCGGGATGCCAACGCGTCTGCTGATCCCTCTAACAATGAATCAGCCACTTCATCCCCGGGTCTCAAGAGTCCCGTGGACTCTCCTCTCCATGAAAGCCCCAATGTGCTAGATCGGCCTGCAGAGGACGTTTTGCCCAGAGATCAACAGCAGAAAACAGCGACCTATGACTATGCCTATGAGAAGTCCATGAGTCACGCCGAGGCAAGACTCTTCTATCAACAACATCAGCTAGCCGCGCGGAACGACACCACCCTGCCTTTGAGTCCAGTGGCCCCAGCCCACTCAGCGGTCGAATCACACCCCGAAGAGCCACTAGCGAACCTTCCGGATCCGATGAAAACTCAAGGCCAGATTTCTCGCGAGGGATCTATGGTCTTTGAATCCGAACCCTCAACACTGCGCCTGAAGTCCACTGGTGAACCCGATCCCTCTGCATCTCACTACCTCGAAGACGACCAAGATGAGGCGAATGACTCTGCCCGAAACCAGGCGGTGCTTCTAGGTGCTGCTCATGGACAGGGACCCTACTCGGCGGCACCGGAAGGTCTGCAGACCGCCGGTGTGGGGATCGGAGGCCCTCAGGTTGCTAGTGGATTTGCGTCTAGCAGTGATGCTGTGACATCCGAGCTGAGTGCCATCTACTGCAAAATCAAGAAACTACTTGATCGGCGAACGCAATACATTGAGCTCTCTTTGCAGGGACCCGGCGATGATCCCAAAGATCAACCGGACTGGGATATCTATCCCCCGCCCCCAGAGCCAGCCTGGGATGATGGCAAAGAATATCAACCCGGCAACatcggtggcccatctgaccttgggggaaagaagaggaaaatggGACAAGACATTGGGGCGGATTTTGACATGGAGGAATTGATGCCTCTACCGAAAGAATCACCGTGGACGTACAGACTAGATGGCAATAGCGTATACCAGGTCTTTGACTCCGAGGCTGCTGCTGACCAGCAGACACCAATTGTCCAGATTCCCTCGTTGCGCGATTTCTATATGGATTTGGACGCCGTTGTGGACGTGTCGACCGATGGACCTGCTAAGAGCTTTGCATTTAAGCGGCTGTCGTACTTGGAGGGCAAATTTCAATTGTACACGCTGCTCAACGAATACCAGGAGATGGCTGACAGCAAGAAAGTTCCTCATAGGGACTTCTACAATGTGCGCAAAGTGGATACCCACGTTCATCATTCGGCTTGCATGAACCAGAAACATCTTCTTCGCTTCATTAAAAGCAAGATGAGAAAGTCCCCAGACGAAGTTGTCCTTTTCCGAGACGGGAAACATCTAACCTTGAGAGAGGTCTTTGAGAGTATCAACTTGACTGCTTATGACCTAAGCATTGATACGTTGGATATGCACGTAAGTTCCCGATCACATCCCTTGTCTTTGATTCTGCGAAATCTATGGATGATAAAGGAAGATGCAAGTCTGGATACATCAGTCCCTCCTACGCTCACTCTCGATCCACAGGTATAACTATCACTGACTCTGACTTCGTAGGCACACACCGACTCGTTCCACCGATTTGACAAATTCAATTTGAAGTATAATCCAGTTGGAGAATCCCGACTGCGTGAAATTTTCCTCAAAACAGACAATTACATCAAGGGCCGCTATCTCGCAGAGATAACCAAGGAAGTGATCTCAGACTTGGAATCTAGCAAATATCAAATGGTAGAATGGCGAATCTCGATCTACGGTCGTTCACTCCAGGAATGGGACAAGCTTGCGGCCTGGGTGGTGGACAACAAGTTGTTCTCGCCTAATGTTCGCTGGCTCATTCAAGTGCCTCGTCTCTATGATGTCTACAAAGCAAGCGGCATGATGGAAAACTATGAACAAGTCATCACCAATGTTTTCCAGCCGTTGTTTGAAGTGACCAAAGATCCTTCTAGTCACCCCAAACTTCACATCTTCCTCCAGCGAGTTGTTGGATTCGACAGTGTGGATGACGAAAGCAAGCCTGAGCGCCGGCTTTACAGAAAGTACCCCATCCCACGAGAGTGGAATACCAAACAGAATCCGCCTTACACTTACTGGTTATATTTCATGTTCGCCAACATGGCTTCCCTCAACAATTGGCGGAAACGCCGCGGATTCAACACGTTTGTTCTACGCCCTCATTGTGGAGAGGCAGGCGATCCGGATCATCTGGCTGTCGGCTTCCTCTGCTGCCACAGCATCAGTCATGGTATTCTGCTGCGCAAGGTACCTCTCTTGCAATACCTTTACTATCTCAATCAGATCGGCATTGCCATGTCACCGCTCAGCAACAACGCTTTGTTCCTCACATACGATAAGAACCCCTGCGCTACCTTCTTCAAACGAGGACTGAATGTGTCCTTGTCCACCGATGATCCATTGCAGTTTGCATTCACAAAGGAGCCTCTCATCGAGGAATACTCAGTCGCGGCGCAGATCTACAAATTCAGCGCAGTCGATATGTGTGAACTGGCCAAACATTCAGTCGACCAAAGTGGATTTGAGCTCTCCCTCAAAGAAAGATGGCTCGGCTCGAATTGCTCCGTACCTGGAACCGCTGGCAACAATGTTGCAAAGAGCAATGTACCAGATATTCGTGAGGCATTCCGATATGAAACTTTGCTTGGAGAATTGTCCTTGTAAGTTCACCCATGATGTCTTTGGCGTTGAGGGAAATGGGGCTAACTGCGTATCAGGATCGAGCGATATTCCGAGGGCAGTGGGACCGGAGAGCAGAAGAGCTTAGGTCCAGGTCCACCAGGGGAAGCGGTGCCCTCGAATCGTGGTAAATCTATCCGGGGGAAATGGTGTGGAATCCCTGCAGCAGACTAACTTTCAAATCGCCTTCTTTTAGATCTGCATACACGTGACCTCGAGTCACAATCTGAGCCAGGTTCAAGTGCAGCCGACACTGTAGATGTCTCTCCCAGTGAGGTCCATGGTACAACCCA
It contains:
- a CDS encoding Dynamin-like GTPase Dnm1, putative, with the protein product MTSLGEDLLVTVNKLQDLVFNTIGNDSLDLPQIVVVGSQSSGKSSVLENIVGRDFLPRGSGIVTRRPLILQLINVPSERDDKPETDEVHIPHTAASVAGQHEWAEFHHQPGRKFDDFGQVKQEIEAETARIAGSNKGINRQPINLKIFSPHVLNLTLVDLPGLTKVPIGDQPSDIEKQTRTLILEYIAKPNSIILAVSPANVDLVNSEALKLARQVDAMGRRTIGVLSKLDLMDHGTNAMDILSGRVYPLKLGFIGVVNRSQQDIQSGKSLSDALRSESEFFRHHPAYRNMANRCDRLPDIKARLNTLMGQTQQELASYGNKQFSGEEHRGSLILQQMTRFAASFISSIDGTSSEISTKELCGGARIYYIFNSVFGNSLETIDPTHNLTVSDIRTAIRNSTGPRPSLFVPELAFDLLVKPQIKLLESPSQRCVELVYEELIKICHTCGNQELLRFPRLQGKLIEVVSDLLRERLGPCSTYVESLISIQRAYINTNHPNFLGAAAAMSSIMQNKQDEERKAVLAEEKRKREKRRQKELGAPNGNTGGPDEEEHADKQNLPTRSHSSKGSRSMSPHVGRTGENGIAATLNGAQSNYAAFGGGASNTARDSFLNYFFGKEGTHNMAMSPAGMNTNRQGPHVGEPSISQSIRRAEVRAPIMPTEEYIAPPEYGGDMSVFPHEDTEPAFTDREMLETELIRRLISSYFNIVRETIADQVPKAVMHLLVNHCKDVVQNRLVSELYKEDLFGELLYEDDGIKAEREKCERLLETYKEAAKIVGEVL
- a CDS encoding Actin binding protein, putative, coding for MIPNDGIDILILEATIPRCFYPFSRYCNKEKANTLLPSGHIQILTSFPFPLPAYPPEVMASLNLSSNGPSISKSYQTVVNAPPPSGNGGSPTYGQWAVYSVSTPLVSAFQQDGGKESVLKVQSTGEGELADLIEEFSEGRVQFAYVKVVDSNTGLPKNVLIGWCGEGVPERTKGYFTSHLATVAKFLHGYHVQITARTDGDLTPEGIVQRVADSSGAKYSAGEASAPAPAPRPAVASKPAFTPTRSGGINPSPAARVQPNPSRADLNDDGWGADAPPVTRTQLEKVQSAYQPTRVNLQELKANPTASRQSASTTSDDSRDVVRGGYQPVGKVDIAAIRKQAAASGQLKDERPAIIKGSYEPVGKVDIAAIRARAQKPEGTNDNILPSTAVNQQPTALPERPIPSNSSERLTTLPKPRVASKFGSSPSLPGTKPPLPIGIEPKPSSSAQIGVASRTFADEGGKTPAQIWAERKAKERGVASSSGSTEPASILAPIKNQTSGQGEWKSSYAGKSWAPVQTAQEKSYIPEQPIDAKANDQQEDEPQPHVSAIRDKFVHDTPAPAPAPVPLAPPAPPVPQASRPVPVPGLSSEPVESEPEHDAQQALPTPPPQPPRSPTPPTPPVRASSPIQIAMPVGHSAAESVTNVHEEQHSPPPAMPVRSLQEVVPDERDLEDDSHDLGRAAAEATAPGQPEQPQSGPRAQIQYDYEKAEDNEIELREGEFVTDIEMVDQDWWVGVNAQAGSHHYEAESELEPATAPVLAAPTPVAAAAPSAATPSSKGVTATALYDYEAAEDNEIGFPEGVKISNVEFPDDDWWLGEYNGKQGLFPANYVRLDE
- a CDS encoding AMP deaminase Amd1, putative, with translation MGSSQPDLSSSRDANASADPSNNESATSSPGLKSPVDSPLHESPNVLDRPAEDVLPRDQQQKTATYDYAYEKSMSHAEARLFYQQHQLAARNDTTLPLSPVAPAHSAVESHPEEPLANLPDPMKTQGQISREGSMVFESEPSTLRLKSTGEPDPSASHYLEDDQDEANDSARNQAVLLGAAHGQGPYSAAPEGLQTAGVGIGGPQVASGFASSSDAVTSELSAIYCKIKKLLDRRTQYIELSLQGPGDDPKDQPDWDIYPPPPEPAWDDGKEYQPGNIGGPSDLGGKKRKMGQDIGADFDMEELMPLPKESPWTYRLDGNSVYQVFDSEAAADQQTPIVQIPSLRDFYMDLDAVVDVSTDGPAKSFAFKRLSYLEGKFQLYTLLNEYQEMADSKKVPHRDFYNVRKVDTHVHHSACMNQKHLLRFIKSKMRKSPDEVVLFRDGKHLTLREVFESINLTAYDLSIDTLDMHAHTDSFHRFDKFNLKYNPVGESRLREIFLKTDNYIKGRYLAEITKEVISDLESSKYQMVEWRISIYGRSLQEWDKLAAWVVDNKLFSPNVRWLIQVPRLYDVYKASGMMENYEQVITNVFQPLFEVTKDPSSHPKLHIFLQRVVGFDSVDDESKPERRLYRKYPIPREWNTKQNPPYTYWLYFMFANMASLNNWRKRRGFNTFVLRPHCGEAGDPDHLAVGFLCCHSISHGILLRKVPLLQYLYYLNQIGIAMSPLSNNALFLTYDKNPCATFFKRGLNVSLSTDDPLQFAFTKEPLIEEYSVAAQIYKFSAVDMCELAKHSVDQSGFELSLKERWLGSNCSVPGTAGNNVAKSNVPDIREAFRYETLLGELSLIERYSEGSGTGEQKSLGPGPPGEAVPSNRDLHTRDLESQSEPGSSAADTVDVSPSEVHGTTQMATSPSTPSTYLARSPRLGTGEFSSPGGNLALGAGVGGAEGLPEQKIFPGIVHERARKGNVQ